CGCCTCGTCGTCGCCTCCCTCGGCTCCGAGGGCCTCATGATCGTGTCGGCGGATGCTCCGGGCGCCGTCCATGCCCGCCTGCCCCGCACGCTGCACGGCAATGCGACCGGCGCGGGCGATGCCGCGGTCGCCGCGATCGCTGCGGCACTCGCCGAAACGCCCGATCTGGCCGCCGACACGGCGGCCGCAGTCCACGCCCGCGCACGACTCGCCCGCCGCGCGACCGCGTGGTCGGCCTCCGCAGTGCTCATGCCGCTCGCGGGCGACCTCTCGCCCGAACACGTCGCCCTCGAACTCGAGGTCGACGTGACCACGACCAGCACCGGCACCGCCGGCCCCTCCGACCCGGAAGCGACAGCATGACCCTGACCCCCACTCGCGCCATCCTGACCGACGCCGTCGTGGCGGGCCGCGCCGTCGGCGCGTTCAACGTGCTGCACCTCGAGACGGCCGAGGCGCTCGTGCGCGCGGCCGAGTCGACCGGGCTTCCCGTGATCCTGCAGATCTCCGAGAACGCGATCCGCTATCACGGCGGCTTCGAGCCCATCGCCCGCGCCACCCTCGCCGTGGCCGAGGCCTCGAGCGCCGCCGTCGCCGTGCACCTCGACCACGCTGAAGACGCCGAGCTCGCGCTCCTCGCGATCGATTACGGCTTCGGGTCGGTCATGTACGACGGGGCCAAGCTCGACTTCGCCGACAACGTCGAGACGACGCGCAGGGTCGTCGCGCATGCCGCGACGACCGGCGTGCTGGTCGAAGCCGAACTCGGCGAGATCGGCGGCAAGGACGGCGCGCACGCACCCGGTGTGCGCACGGATCCCGCCGAGGCGGCGCAGTTCGTCGCCGAGACCGGCGTCGACGCCCTCGCCGTCGCCGTCGGCTCCTCGCACGCGATGACCGAACGGGTCGCGGCGCTCGACCTCGAGCTCATCGCCCGTCTTCGGTCGGCGGTGCCGGTCCCCCTCGTGCTCCACGGATCCTCGGGCGTGCCCGACGAGACGATCGTCGCCGGCATCCGCGCCGGGCTCGTCAAGATCAACGTCTCGACCCACTTGAACGCGCAGTTCACGGGCGCGATCCGCAGATTCCTCGACGAGCATCCGACGGTCGTAGACTCGCGCAAGTACCTCGCCGCCGGGCGCGACGCCATCGAAGCAGAGGCGGCACGCCTCCTCCGCCTCTTCGCCGGGAAGGACCCCAACGGATGAATCGCCCGGAACGTCCGACGCGACCGAGCGCCGCGCTCGACCTCATCGAAGTGAAGGAGCGCAACGGATGAATCGTGCCGAGCGATTGAGCGCCGTGCTCGACCTCCTCGCCGAGGGCGGTCAGGTCGACGTCGACCAGATCGTCGAGCGCCTCGAGGTGTCGCCCGCGACGGCCCGGCGCGACCTCGACGCCCTCGCCCGCCAGCAGCTGCTGACCCGTACGCGCGGCGGCGCCGTGGCGCACTCCGTCGCCTACGACCTGCCGATCCGGTACAAGAACCAGCAGAACCCCGATGCGAAGGCCGCGATCGCCCATGCGGCGAGCGCCCTCGTGCCGCGCGGAGCCGTCATCGGCCTCTGCGGCGGCACGACGTCGACGGCGATCGCGGATGCCCTCATGTCGCGCGCCGACATCATGGAGCCGGCCCCCGACCCGAGCCTGACCGTCGTCACCAACGCGATCAACATCGCCATGCAGCTCGCGATGCGCCCGCAGATCAAGACGGTCGTGACCGGCGGCGTCGTGCACGCCCGCTCGTACGAGCTGGTCGGCGCGTACACCGACGCGGTGCTCGGCAGCATCACGCTCGACCTCGCGTTCATCGGCGTCAACGGCATCGACCCCGTCGTCGGGCCGACCTCGCACGACGAGCGCGAGGCCGCGGTCAACGCCCTCATGGCCGCCCGCGCGACGCAGGCGGTGCTCGTGGCCGACTCCTCGAAGATCGACAAGCGGGCGTTCGCGGCGATCGGGCCGAGGCGGCTCTTCTCGACCGTCATCACCGACGCCGGGGCCACGCAGGAGCAGCTCGAACGGCTGTCGGACGCGGGCTACGACGTTATCGTTGCTTAGGTGAGCACCCCACCCGTCGTCATCCATTCCGCGCGTCTCGTGAGCGGCGCCGACACCGTCACCGACGCGTGGGTGCGCTTCGACGGCGATCAGGTGACCGCGCGCGGCATCGGCGACGGCTGGCGCGACGACATCACGGTCGAGCAGGCGACGGTGACGGATGCCGCGGGGCGCTTCCTCACTCCGGGATTCATCGACATCCACTGCCACGGGGCCGGCGGCGCGGCCGTCGACGAGGGCGACGCGGCGATCGAGACGGTGCTCGCGGTGCACAACGCGCACGGCACCACGCGTTCGGTGCTCTCGCTCGTCACGGCATCCGTCGATCGCCTCGCTCGAGACCTGGCGACCATCGCCCGCTTCGCCGAGCGCGATCCGCGGGTGCTCGGCTCGCACCTCGAGGGGCCGTTCCTCGACACGGAGTTCCGCGGGGCGCACGATCCCTCCCTGCTGCGCGGTGCCGACGAGGCATCCGTCGACCTGCTGCTCGCGGCCGCGGCCGGCACGCTGCGGCAGATCACGATCGCCCCTGAGCACGACGGCGCCCTCGAGGCGATCACGCGGTTCGTCGCCGCCGATGTGCGGGTCGCCGTCGGCCACACGGGCGCCGACTTCGAGACCGCCCTCGCCGCGTTCGACGCCGGCTCCTCGATCCTGACGCATGCGTTCAACGGCATGCGGGGCATCCACCACCGCGCGCCCGGCCCGGTGACGGCGGCGATGCACGCCGACCACGTCACGCTCGAGGTCATCAACGACGGGGTGCACGTGCACCCCGACGTCGTGAAGCTCGCCTTCGCCGGCGCACCCGGCCGAGTCGCCCTCGTCACCGACGCGATGGCGGCGACGGGTTCCGCCGACGGCGTCTACGACCTGGGGTCGCTCGAGGTCGTCGTGACCGACGGCGTCGCACGCCTTCGCGAGGGCGGGTCGATCGCAGGCTCGACGCTCACGCAGGACGAGGCGCTCCGACGAGCGGTGCTCGAGTGCGGCATCCCGCTCGACGAGGCGGTCGGAGCGCTCACCGTGACGCCGGCCGCGGCGATCGGCCGTTCCGGCGACCTCGGACGACTGGACCCGGGATTCGCCGCCGACGCCGTGCTGCTCGACGCCGACCTCGGCGTGCAGGCCGTGTGGGGCGCCGGTTCGCGCCTGGCCTGATCGGCGCGTCGTTCGGGACGGGGCCCGGAAGCGTGTTCCCCATCGCTTCCGAGACCCCCGCCCGTTCCGGACGGGGCCCGGAGGCGTGTTCCCCTTCGCCTCCGAGACCCTCGCCCGTTCGAACGGAGTGCATCGTTCCCCCGATGCGCTCCGCTCATCCGCCGGCTGTGCCGGCACCCGTCTCGGGTGTTCGGGTCGCCTGAGACGGCGGTTGGTGGACGACGTTCGCACGCCTTCCACCTGAGAGACGGCGATGCGCGGCATTCATGACGCGGATTCGGAGATTTTTTTCCGCACCCGTTTCCCAGCGATCTCTGGTGGAATGGGAGCACCCGAATCTCCGCGTCATGATCCCCCTCAGGGCGCGTCTCTTCGATGGACCGCTTCGACCTGCGGATCCCCCTGCTACCCGAAGGAGCCCGTCGTGCCGCCGCTGCGCACCGACCGATCGGCCGACGCCGCGCTCATCGAGCGCACCCGCCGCGGCGACGGCGCGGCGTACGCCGAACTGTGGGAGCGGCACTCCGCGTCGGCGCGCACCGTCGCCCGTTCGTACAGCTCGCTCGACCCCGACGACCTCGTCGCCGAGTCGTTCACCAAGATCTACAGCGCGATCCTCTCGGGCGGAGGGCCCACCGGGGCCTTCCGGCCCTACCTCTTCACGACGATCCGCAACACCGCCGCGGGCTGGGGGCGCGCGCGCCACGAGACGACGCTCGAGACGCTCGAGTCGTTCGAAGACCCGGCCACCAGCGAGTCCGCCACGCTCGATGCCCTCGACCGCAGCGCCACCGCGCAGGCCTTCCGCGCGCTGCCGACCCGCTGGCAGGAGGTGCTCTGGTACTCCGAGGTCGAGAACATGACCCCGCAGCAGATCGCACCGCTCCTCGGCATGAGCGCCAACAGCACGGCGGCCCTCGCGTACCGGGCGCGTGAGGGGCTGCGGCAGTCGTGGATCCGCGTGCACCTGCGCAACCCCGCCAACGCGCCCGAGTGCCAGTGGAGCATCGATCGCCTGGGCACGTACACCCGCGGCAAGCTCCGAGCCCGTGAGACCACGCGCCTCGAAGCGCACCTCGACGACTGCGCCCGATGCACGATCGTCGCGGCCGAGGCGCGCGAGGTCGGCTCCCGGCTCGCGCTCGTGCTGCTGCCGCTGACCGCCGGCATCGGCGGCGCGACGGCGTATTCGGCCTGGCTCTCGCAGGGCGCACCGGTCGCCGAGGTCGCGATGGGCGCCGCCGCGATGCCCGCCGCCATCATCGGCCACACCGCCGGCGCGGGCGCCTCGGGCGCGGCCGGCTCCGCCGCAGGGGCGGGCTCGACCGCGGGTGCAGGAAGTGCAGGCGTCGCCGGCGGGGCATCCGCGACCGGTGTGGGCGCCCTCGGTGGTTCCGGCGTCGTGGTCGGCGTCGGCGCGGGAGCGCTCGTCGCCGCCGCGGCCGTCGCCGCCGTGATCATCGTGCCCGGCATCGTGGCCCCAGCCGAACCCGCGCCCGCCGTTGCGGCGGTCGCGCCACCCGAGTCCGAGTCGACTGGACCGATCGACGAGGCCCCGCCGGCCATCCAGCCCGACCCCGCGCCGCCGGTCCCCGTGGTCGAGCCGGCCCCCGACCCCGCAGAGGAGCAGGCCGAGCCCGATCCCCAGCCGGTCGAGCCGAGCCCTGCACCGTCGCCGTCGCCGTCGCCGTCGCCGCCACCGTCGCCGACGCCGACGCCGACCCCCGATCCGGAGCCCGAGCCGGTCGACACGGTGGCTCTCCCTCCGTCGGTGAGTGGCGCTGACACCGCGAACGGCCTCGTCGACCCGGTGCTCTCAGGTACGGCAGAGCCCGGTGCGAGCATCCACGTGACCGTGCAGTCGGCGGCGAACGCGGCGCTCGCGGCATCCGTCGACGTGCAACCCGACGCAGTCGCCGACGACAACGGCGACTGGTCGCTCACCTACAGCGGCCTGCCGGCCGGGAAGCACCTGCTCACCGTCACGCAGACCGATCGGGCGCTCAACACCTCTGCGCCGACCGCGCCGATCGAGGTCGCCCTGTCGAGCCCCTCGATGCGGCTGCAACGCGTCTGGAACGGCGGCTGGTGGGGCTGGCGCGTGACCTTCGCCGGTGAGCCCGGTGCCACCGTGCAAGTGCTCGGCGATGGGCAAGAACGCCGGCGGGAGGTGCTCGATGCAGCAGGTGGCCTCATCCTCCCCGGACTGTACGACGTCGACTCCAGCCTCGAATACACGGTGCGATACGCTGCGGACGGCAGGTTCGGACCTGCTGCTCCTGCCGAGTTCCGGCCGGGGACCGGCGGCGGCCTCGGGGACGCACCGGCCGCGCCCGCTAGTCTGGCGGGATGACCGAGCACGTCCCGGGCGCGCCCCCTGAACACCTCCACCACTGGGTCGTCACGCTGAGCTGCGCCGACGGCCCCGGCATCGTGCATGCGATCAGCGGGGCGATCGTGGCGGCACGCGGCAACATCACCGAGAGCCAGCAGTTCGCGAGCCTCGACACCGGCAACTTCTTCATGCGCCTCCAGGTCGAGTCCTCGGCCGGCCGCGACGAGTTCGAGGCAGCGCTCGCCCCGGTCACCGAGCGCTGGAACATGCAGTGGCACCTCGACGAGGTCGGCCGGCCGCTGCGCACCCTCGTGCTCGCCTCGACCGCCGGCCACTGCGTCAACGACCTGCTGTTCCGCCAGCGCGCGGGCCAACTGCCCGTCGAGATCCCGCTCGTGCTCTCGAACCACGGCACCCTGCGCGACCTCGTCGACTTCTACGGCGTGCCGTTCGAGTCGCTCGCGGTGACGGATGCCGTCTCGAAGGCGACGTTCGAGCGCCGGGTGCTCGACGCCGTCGACCAGCACGACATCGAACTCGTCGTGCTCGCCCGCTACATGCAGATCCTCTCGCCCGAGCTGTGCGCCGCCCTCGAAGGTCGCTGCATCAACATCCACCACTCGTTCCTGCCCGGCTTCAAGGGCGCCAACCCCTACCGCCAGGCGCACTCGCGCGGGGTGAAGCTCATCGGCGCGACCGCGCACTTCGTGACGAGCGACCTCGACGAGGGGCCGATCATCGAACAGAACGTCGTGCGGGTCGACCACTCGCGCAGCCCTGGGGAGCTCGTCGCGATCGGCCAGGACGAGGAGAGCCGAACGCTCAGCCAGGCGGTCAAGTGGTTCGCCGAGCGCCGGGTGCTGCTCGACGGGGTTCGCACGATCATCTTCCGCTGAGGTCGCGGGTAGGCTTGTCGGTTGTGAGCGACGCACAACAGCACGAGCAGCAGCCGAAGATCGGGCCGAACGACATCCTCCGGTTCCTCCTCGAACTCTTCGCGTTCGTCTCCCTCGGCATCTGGGGCTTCCTGGCGTTCCCGCTGCCCTGGCCGGGCGTGCTCGTCGGCATCGGCGCGCCCCTCCTCGCCATCCTCGCGTGGGCGCTGTTCGTGTCGCCGAAGGCGGTGTTCCGCGTCGACGCGTTCGGCAAGGCGATCGTCGAGATCGCCGTCTTCTCGGCCGCCGCGATCGGCTGGTGGACCCTCGGCCAGCCCGTCGTCGCCATCGTCTTCGCCGTCGTCGCCGCGGTGAGCGGCATCATCAACGGACGCAAGGAACTCGCGGGCTGACCCGCGGCGACCCCGGCAGGGCCGCTTCTCCCCCACCGACGCCGAAGGGGCGAGCGGATGCCGCGGCATCCGCTCGCCCCTTCGAGTGATGCTTCGCTCAGATGCCCTGCCAGGCGGGCTTGTTCGCCCAGGCGTGGCGGTAGTAGTCGAGGTTCTCGAGTTCTGCAGCTGCGGCCTCGTCGACGATGACCGTGGTGTGCGGGTGCAGCTGGATCGCCGAGCCCGGCTGGCTCGCCGAGACGGGCCCCTCGACGGCGGCCGCGACCGCGTGGGCCTTCGCGGCGCCGAACGCGAGCAGCACGAGGTGTCGTGCGCGGAGGATCGTGCCGATGCCCTGCGTGATGCAGTGCATGGGCACATCGGCCGGCGAATCGAAGAAGCGGGCGTTGTCGAGGCGGGTCGCCTCGGTGAGGGTCTTGACCCGGGTGAGGGAGGCGAGCGACGAGCCCGGCTCGTTGAAGCCGATGTGGCCGGTGCGCCCGATGCCGAGGATCTGCAGGTCGACACCGCCGGCCGCCGTGATCGCCGCCTCGTAGTCGGCGCCGGCGTGCTCGATCGAGGCGGGGTCGCCGTTCGGCACGCGCACGAGCTCGGGGGTGAGCCCGAGCGGCTCGACGACCTCGCGGGAGATGACCGCACGGTAGCTCTCGGGGTGGCCGGCCGGCAGCCCGACGTACTCGTCGAGCGCGAATCCGCGCACGCCGCGCACGTCGACCGCGTCGTCGGCGATGCGTCGCGCGAGCGCACGGTAGCTCGCGAGCGGCGTCGAACCGGTCGCGAGGCCGAGCACCACATCGGGCTTCGAGCGGATGAGCGAGACGATCGTGTCGGCCACGAGTGCGCCTGCGGCGTCTTCGTTCGCTACGACGACGACTTCAGCCATGGGTCTTCTCCTACGAGGGCGGCGCCGACGGCGGCCGCTGGGAATCCGGGTGGAATGACCTGCACGCGAGTGGCGAGGTCGATCGATGCGAGGAAGGCCGACTCGGCCGCCCACCGATTCAGGATACGGCGTATGCCGACGAGGAGCGGCCCACCGAGGGCGGCGAGCCCGCCGCCGATCACGACGGTGTCGACGTCGACGGTCAGCACGAGCAGCCGAACCGCCGCGGCGACGCCGGTGAGGAAGTCCTCGCGCACCGCGATCGCGTGCGCGTCGCCGGCGTCTGCGGCATCGAAGAGTTCACGTGCCGGATGCTCGGAGTCCGATGGCCAGGTGCGTGCGATCGCGAGGCCCGATGCCACCGTCTCGAGGCATCCGCGCTGCCCGCACCCGCACACCACTCCGGCGGGGTCGATCGGGATGTGGCCGATCTCGCCGGCGACGCCGTGGCCGCCGCGGAGGAGCCGCCCGTCGAGCACCACCCCCGCCGCGAGTCCCGTGCCGAGGTTGAGGTACGCCATCGAAGCGGCCCGAGGCTCGCCTGGCCGGTCGACCCGGTCGCCCGACCGGCCGAGCAGGTGGTGGGCGCCGAGCGCCGCCGCCTTCACATCGTTCTCCACGCGCACGTCGACGCCGAGGCGGTCGAAGAGGCGGCGACCGAGGTCGAGTCCGTCGAGCCCGAGGTTCACCGCGTGCTCCACGCGGCCGGTCGCGCTGTCGACGGCCCCCGGGATGCCGATGCCGATCGAGGTGAACGACGCCGCACCGACCCCCGACAGCTCACTCATGCGCTCCACGGTGCGCAGCGCGGTCGCGACGACCTCCTCCGCGCCGAAGCCCGTGGGCATGCGCACCTGGTCGGTCAGTTCCCCATCGGCACCGATCGCCACCGCGGCCGTCTTCGTGCCGCCGATGTCGATGCCGAGCCTCACGACGTCGCCACCGCGGCCCTGAGCACGTCGTCGACGAACTCGATGACCGCCTCGCCGAGGAGGCGCGAGGCCCCGAACGTCGAGACGTCGGCGTAGGCGCGATCATTCGACGGCCAGCCCATGTCGATCGTCACGACGTCGTCGCGCACCGCGCGCAGCGCATCGATCGCCGCGCGGGCGAACTCGTGCCGGTGCAGGTCCTTGCCCACGACGAGCACCGTGCCCTGGAGCGCTGCCGGGTCGACGAGCCCCCGGTGCGCCGACACGGCGACCGTCTCGGCGCCGCCGAGCCACGACGGGCTCTCCGAGACGTCTTCAGCGGCGAAGGGGCCCCACGGAGCGACGCCGACGGCGATGTTCGCGACGGCGTCGACGCGCACGACCGTGCCGACCCGGGTCGATCGGGCGAGACGTTCGCGTGCGGCATCCGTCACCTCGAACGAGCCGATGACCCGGCCGATCTCCTCGGTATCGTGTCGCGGCTCGATCGAGGCCGGCAGCGCCGGCCCGGCGGGCACGGGCACCGAGTCCTCTGCGAGCGCGCGCACCCTGGCGGCGGACTCGCGCACACGCGCCTCGGGGAGCCGGCCCGTCGCGATCGCGTTCTCGACGGCGGCGACGATCTCGGCCATCTCCTCGGCCGAGTTGTCGGTGCCGATGCAGAGCAGGTCGCAACCGGCGGCGAGGGCGCGCACCGCAGCTTCGGGGATGCCGTGCACGCCGCTCGCCCCCTTCATGTCGAGGGCGTCGGTGACGATGACGCCGTCGAACCCCAGCTCCCCGCGGAGCAGGCTGTTGAGGATCTGCGGAGAGAGGGTGGCCGGGTTCTCGGGATCGAGCTCGGGGATCAGGATGTGCGAGGTCATGATCGTGCGGCTGCCTGCGGCGATCGCGGCCCGGAACGGCACGAGCTCGCGCTCGCGCAGGGTGGCGAGCGGCACGTCGACGACCGGGAGCGCGAGGTGGGAGTCCGTCGCGGTGTCGCCGTGGCCAGGGAAGTGCTTGGCGCTGGCGGCGACGCCGGTCTGCTGCAGCGCCGTCGTCCACGCGGCCGAGTGGCGCGCCACGAGCTCGGGGTCGGCGCCGAAGCTGCGGATGCCGATCACCGGGTTGTCGGGGTTCGCGTTCACGTCGACGTCGGGGGCGAAGGTCACGGTGCATCCGGTGGCGGCGAGCGCCTCCCCCACGGCCCTGGCGACGCGGGCGGTCAGCTCCACGTCGTCGATGCGGCCCAGCACCGCGTTGCCCGGGAACGGCGCACCGCGGTCGTAGAACAGCCGGGTGACGTCGCCGCCCTCCTCGTCGATCGCGATCACGGCGAGCGGATTCGCCGCGCGCAGCGACGCGTTCAACGCGCGCAGCTGCTCCGGCGATTCGATGTTCGGACCGAAGATGCAGACGCCCCCGAGCCCGTCGCGGAGCAGCTCGAGCACCCAGTCGGGGGCGTCGAGGCCTTCGAACCCCGGCAGCAGCGTCGTGAGGACGTCCCGGCGGAGGTCGGTGCCCGCGCCGGTCGAGTCGGTGCCGGTCATCCCTTGACCGCTCCGCTCACGAGCCCGCTGGTCATCCGTCCCTGCACGATGAGGAAGAACACGATCACCGGCACCGCGACGAGGGTGGACGCGGCCATCACCTGGCCCCAGTCGGTCTCTCGCGTGGCGCTGGCCTGGATGAACCCGCGCAGCCAGAGCGGCAGTGTGTGCATCTGTTCGGCGGGCAGCAGCACGAGGGCGACCGTGAACTCGTTCCACGCCTGGAGGAACGCGAACACACCGGACGCCACGAGGCCGGGAGCCAGCAGCGGGAACGTGATGCGCATGAACGCCTGCGTGCGGCTGAGGCCGTCGACCATCGCCGCCTCCTCGAGGTCGGCGGGGATTCCGGCGACGAAGCCGCGCAGCATCCACACCGTGAACGGCACGACGGCCGCGGTGTAGATGATGCTGACGCCGATCACCGAGTTCAGCAGGCCGACGCTCGAGACCATCTTGTACTGCGCGATGAACAGGCCCTCGGCCGGCAGCATCTGCACGATGAGCACGGCGAGCACGAAGGCCTTGCGGCCCTTGAACCGGAAGCGGCTGATCGCCACGGCCGCGAGGAACGCGAACAGCAGGCAGCAGAAGACCGCGATGAGCGTGACCGAGAGGCTGATGCCGAGGGCCGAGTAGAACGAGCCGCCGTCGAGCACGTTCTCGTAGTTGTCGAGCGAGCCGCCGATGGGCAGGAACGTCGGGATGAAGGACTGCAGCGTGCGGTTGGGCAGCAGTGACGAGTTCAGCATCCAGTAGACGGGGAAGGCCCAGGCGATCGCGATCACGAACGCGAGGATCGTGAGCACGACTCGGCGGGGGCGGAAGCGCCGGCTCCACCGCGTGCGGGTGCGGACTCGGGCGACGGGGATCGCCGACGCGGTGGCTCCGAGCTCGCCGCCGGTGGGGATCGTGACGGAGGTGGTCATGACTGTTCGTCCTCCTTGAGCAGGGAGCGCACGTAGAACCAGCTGATCGCGAGGGTCAGTGCGAGCACGAAGATGGAGACGGCCGACGCCATTCCGAAGTCCTGCGATCCGGCGCCGAGCTTGTAGATGTAGGTGCCGAGCAGGTCGAAGTCGGAGGCCTTCGAGCCGGCGTCCTGCAGCATCGTGATCTGCGTGAACACGCGCAGGTCCCAGATGAGCTGGAGCAGCAGCACGATCATGATGACCGGCCGGATCATCGGCATGATGATGTAGCGCAGGCGCTTCGCGCCGTTCGCGCCGTCGAGCTGGGCGGCCTCGAGCACCTCGTCGGAGACCTGGGTGAGGCCGGCGTACACCGAGAAGGCGACGAACGGCACCGACATCCAGATCACGATGATGCTCGCGACGATGAAGAAGGTGAGCGGGTTCGACAGCCACGAGAAGCGGTTCATGTCGACGCCCGGGATCATGTCGAGCAGGTAGTTCACGACGCCGCGCCGGCGGTCGAAGAGCCAGATCCACACGGTCATCGCGGCGACGACGGGCATCGCCCAGGCGAGCAGCAACGAGATCTGCAGCGTGAGTCGCGCGGTGCGCCCCACCGCCGTCATGAGCATGGCGAGGAGGAGTCCCACGACGAGCGTGAGGGCCGCGGTGATGAAGC
The sequence above is a segment of the Agromyces hippuratus genome. Coding sequences within it:
- a CDS encoding carbohydrate ABC transporter permease, which gives rise to MTDSITRDVVATEPAKPRTPAGRRRFLSVPHLLLIPAILILLVGMGYPLVWQVITSMQEFGIKQQFGQPADFVGFENYITLATDPTMWQVVGRSLLFCFITAALTLVVGLLLAMLMTAVGRTARLTLQISLLLAWAMPVVAAMTVWIWLFDRRRGVVNYLLDMIPGVDMNRFSWLSNPLTFFIVASIIVIWMSVPFVAFSVYAGLTQVSDEVLEAAQLDGANGAKRLRYIIMPMIRPVIMIVLLLQLIWDLRVFTQITMLQDAGSKASDFDLLGTYIYKLGAGSQDFGMASAVSIFVLALTLAISWFYVRSLLKEDEQS